A genomic segment from Desulfonatronum lacustre DSM 10312 encodes:
- a CDS encoding FAD binding domain-containing protein yields the protein MKAVLLPREMNELWAMLADNPGAALMAGGTDLLVRLRKGLERFDTAICLERLPELQTIRVERGMLCIGACVTHRACLDSPLVREHAPILVRALAHLGGPQIRNMATLGGNICTASPAGDGLPPLYALEAEITLHSKDAERRLSLAEFILGPGRIALRPGEILAEVRIPLAEGFQVQHFEKVGRRNALAIAVVSLAALVRTGPRGIVQEARLALGSVGPTVVRPIEAEKALVGRKLSPSALTQAARLIREAVSPIDDIRATADYRRQVAGNLLLRLG from the coding sequence ATGAAAGCTGTTCTGTTGCCCCGCGAAATGAACGAGTTGTGGGCCATGCTGGCGGACAATCCCGGCGCGGCGCTGATGGCCGGGGGGACCGATCTGCTGGTCCGCCTCAGGAAGGGCCTGGAGCGATTCGACACCGCGATCTGTCTGGAGCGCTTGCCCGAACTGCAAACCATCCGCGTGGAGCGCGGCATGCTGTGCATCGGGGCCTGCGTCACGCACCGGGCCTGCCTGGACTCGCCCCTGGTCCGCGAACACGCGCCGATCCTGGTCCGGGCCCTGGCCCATCTGGGCGGGCCGCAGATCCGGAACATGGCCACCCTTGGCGGCAACATCTGCACCGCCTCGCCGGCCGGGGACGGCCTGCCCCCATTGTACGCCCTGGAAGCCGAGATCACGCTGCACTCCAAAGACGCTGAACGTCGGCTGTCCCTGGCTGAATTCATCCTCGGCCCAGGGCGGATAGCGCTGCGGCCCGGCGAAATTCTGGCCGAGGTCCGAATCCCCTTGGCTGAGGGTTTTCAGGTCCAGCACTTCGAGAAAGTCGGCCGGCGCAACGCCCTGGCCATTGCCGTGGTCAGCCTGGCCGCGCTGGTCCGCACCGGGCCGCGGGGAATCGTCCAAGAAGCGCGGCTGGCCCTGGGCAGCGTCGGCCCCACGGTGGTTCGTCCAATCGAGGCGGAAAAGGCCCTGGTCGGTCGCAAGCTCAGCCCAAGCGCCCTCACCCAGGCCGCCCGCCTGATCCGCGAAGCGGTCAGCCCCATCGACGACATCCGCGCCACGGCCGACTACCGCCGCCAGGTGGCCGGAAACCTCCTATTGCGCCTGGGCTGA
- a CDS encoding (2Fe-2S)-binding protein, giving the protein MIVRCILNGRPLELETEPDRRVVDLLREDLGLLGTKEGCGSGECGTCTMLVDGVPKLSCLMFAVQLEGRSIVTVEGLGSGTDPHPVQRAFAEHGAVQCGYCTPGMVVTAADLLARKPCPDRQAIREALSGNLCRCTGYQKIVDAVESVARDQDRVEPEEKA; this is encoded by the coding sequence ATGATCGTGCGCTGCATTCTTAACGGTCGGCCATTGGAACTGGAAACCGAACCCGACCGGCGGGTGGTGGATCTGCTGCGCGAAGATCTCGGACTGTTGGGAACCAAGGAAGGCTGCGGCAGTGGGGAATGCGGGACGTGTACAATGCTGGTTGACGGCGTGCCCAAGCTGTCCTGTCTGATGTTCGCGGTCCAGTTGGAGGGACGATCCATCGTCACAGTGGAGGGGCTGGGGTCGGGCACGGACCCACATCCGGTCCAGCGTGCCTTTGCCGAACACGGGGCCGTGCAATGCGGTTACTGCACGCCCGGGATGGTCGTAACGGCCGCGGATCTGCTGGCCCGAAAGCCCTGTCCGGACCGCCAGGCCATTCGCGAAGCCCTTTCCGGCAACCTCTGCCGCTGCACCGGGTACCAAAAAATCGTGGACGCGGTGGAGTCCGTGGCCCGTGACCAAGACCGGGTCGAACCGGAGGAAAAGGCATGA
- a CDS encoding xanthine dehydrogenase family protein molybdopterin-binding subunit has protein sequence MSFNHLAPAPQLEIGRSVPRIDGLAKACGTERYAVDEYPPNLLWAGARRAGVPHARIRSVDISRAESLPGIIRILTRQDVPGTNRQGILHKDQPVLAGTKVRHCGDPVALVLAETKSALAEALAAIRVDLEPLPAVFDPESALRKGAPLVHDGRDEGNLLVGSSIITGRGKAALADCPVRVRGGYAVPAQRHAYLEPENGVAWQDEEGILHLVVSTQAPFRDRFEIGHALGLDPTRIRVVAPYLGGGFGGKDGATVQCLLVLAAMHAKGRPVKMCWDREESFLAGYTRHAARMNYELGADKDGTLLALHCRLLLDTGAYAHLGGEVLALGLEHAAGPYRVPNVQIEGRAAYTNNPVAGAMRGFGVAQVSFGMERIMDRLANRLGMDPLDLRRKNALNRGDRNACGVTVTGSTGIRDCLDKVAEHSLWRERETWVAQAPRFKRRGVGLAAVHNAMGYGRGLPDSAIAKVELTPEGMFRIFSGVADMGQGNATAYAQIAGQILGQDASRLEMVQPDTSRCHPSGSSSAGRTTYTFGKALIPACEDLKAKLLARAAMFFFLEEPRDLALLPGLIRHLPTGRDLPLTRLGAFFSQADRQAVAEAFMPVAPDAVSGGREFRIGFPHLLFAHAAHAAFVEVDELTGAVEVCRYLAVTEAGRVLNPQAFEQQVHGAVAQGLGYALSEDMHIQEGRVRADTLTTYIIPTALDVPDMVSPACDVEEPSGPFGMKGVGEVGMSGPLPAVANAVHAACGADVRQAPLTPERVLKAMKRRKK, from the coding sequence ATGAGCTTCAATCACCTTGCGCCCGCTCCCCAGCTGGAAATCGGACGTTCCGTGCCGCGCATCGACGGCCTGGCCAAGGCTTGCGGGACGGAACGCTACGCCGTGGATGAGTATCCGCCGAACCTGCTCTGGGCAGGGGCTCGCCGCGCCGGGGTTCCCCATGCCCGGATACGAAGCGTTGACATCTCCCGGGCCGAGTCCTTGCCCGGAATCATCCGTATCCTGACCCGCCAAGACGTGCCCGGAACCAACCGCCAGGGCATCCTGCACAAGGACCAGCCCGTGCTGGCCGGAACCAAGGTCCGCCATTGCGGGGATCCCGTGGCCCTGGTCCTGGCGGAGACCAAGAGCGCGCTGGCCGAGGCCCTGGCTGCGATCCGCGTCGACCTGGAGCCCTTGCCCGCGGTGTTCGACCCGGAATCGGCCCTGCGAAAAGGCGCGCCATTGGTGCATGACGGGCGGGACGAGGGCAATCTGCTGGTCGGCTCGTCCATCATCACGGGCCGGGGCAAGGCGGCCCTGGCCGACTGTCCGGTACGGGTGCGCGGCGGGTATGCGGTTCCGGCCCAGCGCCACGCCTATCTGGAACCGGAAAACGGAGTGGCCTGGCAGGACGAGGAAGGCATATTGCACCTGGTCGTCTCCACCCAGGCCCCGTTTCGGGATCGCTTCGAGATCGGCCACGCCCTGGGCCTGGATCCCACCCGGATCCGGGTCGTCGCGCCCTATCTCGGCGGTGGTTTCGGCGGCAAGGACGGGGCCACGGTGCAGTGTCTGCTGGTCCTGGCCGCAATGCACGCCAAAGGTCGCCCCGTGAAGATGTGCTGGGACCGGGAGGAAAGCTTTCTGGCCGGATACACCCGCCATGCGGCCCGGATGAACTATGAACTGGGTGCGGACAAGGACGGAACCCTGCTGGCCCTGCACTGCCGCCTGCTGCTGGATACCGGGGCCTACGCCCATCTGGGCGGGGAGGTGCTGGCCCTGGGTTTGGAACATGCCGCCGGGCCGTACCGCGTGCCCAACGTCCAGATCGAAGGTCGGGCTGCATACACGAATAATCCGGTGGCCGGAGCCATGCGCGGTTTTGGCGTGGCCCAGGTCAGCTTCGGCATGGAACGGATCATGGATCGCCTGGCGAACCGACTGGGTATGGATCCCCTGGATTTGCGGCGCAAAAACGCCCTGAACCGGGGGGATCGCAACGCCTGCGGCGTGACCGTGACCGGGTCGACCGGCATCAGGGACTGCCTGGACAAGGTTGCCGAGCATTCCCTGTGGCGCGAACGTGAAACCTGGGTGGCCCAGGCCCCGCGTTTCAAGCGCCGGGGCGTGGGCCTGGCCGCGGTGCACAATGCCATGGGCTACGGCCGGGGTCTGCCGGACTCGGCCATAGCCAAGGTCGAGCTGACGCCGGAGGGCATGTTCCGCATCTTCAGCGGGGTAGCGGACATGGGCCAGGGCAATGCCACGGCCTATGCCCAGATCGCCGGACAAATCCTCGGCCAGGACGCTTCCCGGTTGGAGATGGTGCAACCCGATACCAGCCGTTGCCACCCGTCGGGATCCTCTTCCGCCGGACGGACCACATACACCTTTGGCAAGGCTCTGATTCCGGCCTGTGAGGACCTGAAGGCCAAGCTCCTGGCCCGGGCCGCGATGTTCTTTTTTCTGGAGGAACCCAGGGACCTGGCCCTGCTGCCCGGGCTGATCCGCCATCTGCCCACGGGCCGGGACCTGCCCCTGACCAGGCTGGGGGCCTTCTTTTCCCAGGCCGACCGCCAGGCCGTGGCCGAGGCGTTCATGCCCGTGGCCCCGGATGCCGTCAGCGGCGGACGGGAATTCCGGATCGGTTTCCCGCACCTGCTGTTCGCTCATGCGGCTCACGCGGCGTTCGTGGAAGTGGACGAGCTGACCGGCGCGGTGGAGGTCTGCCGGTATCTGGCCGTGACCGAGGCCGGGCGGGTACTCAATCCCCAGGCCTTTGAGCAGCAGGTCCACGGGGCCGTGGCCCAAGGGCTGGGCTACGCTCTGAGCGAGGACATGCATATCCAGGAAGGCCGGGTGCGGGCGGACACCCTGACGACATACATTATTCCCACTGCCCTGGACGTGCCGGACATGGTTTCGCCGGCCTGCGACGTGGAAGAACCCAGCGGCCCCTTTGGGATGAAGGGCGTGGGCGAAGTGGGGATGAGCGGCCCCCTGCCCGCGGTGGCCAATGCCGTGCACGCGGCGTGCGGTGCTGACGTGCGCCAGGCCCCGCTGACCCCGGAACGCGTGCTGAAGGCCATGAAACGGAGGAAGAAATGA
- a CDS encoding MFS transporter: MSMNTAAESPDSLFSFEFVALSAISFLAFCNLSLFYGFNAYLEGLGVAAAWRGVLIGLEPATAFVLRPIISPWLTPRNSVQIIGVGLVLIMLALLGYSQAENLWTLGLIRMLHGAGFVVMISACVSVLVLFIPEGRSGQGFGVFSITTLLPYAVLPPLVEPLLVAFGDASRVYSLFSPLFVPALFLLPAVGRGVRRRVADLPDKAMQRPRLKDLVEDLRTPGIARLLTANLLLFIATTTVFFYMKDHLSALGGGNPGFFFSISTGATILVRIACGKLLDRVNRAAMLGLFLLALAVCFLLFSLAETPDNILILAGLYGVCLGFVMPQLNAAMFVISPRHLRGLNTNMMLFTMDAGFWMGPMLAGTLLAMGVAYAELFLAFAVLPLAGSVIAWSMVGLLRVTQHNAEK; this comes from the coding sequence ATGTCCATGAACACCGCCGCCGAATCGCCGGATTCCCTGTTCAGCTTTGAATTCGTCGCCTTGAGCGCCATAAGCTTTCTGGCGTTCTGCAATCTGTCCCTGTTCTACGGCTTCAACGCCTACCTGGAGGGGCTTGGGGTGGCGGCGGCGTGGCGCGGCGTCCTGATCGGCCTGGAACCAGCCACGGCCTTTGTCCTGCGACCGATCATCAGCCCATGGCTCACGCCCCGCAACAGCGTCCAGATCATCGGCGTGGGCCTGGTCCTGATCATGCTTGCTCTGCTCGGGTACTCCCAGGCTGAAAATCTGTGGACCCTGGGCCTGATCCGGATGCTGCACGGCGCCGGCTTCGTGGTGATGATTTCGGCCTGTGTGAGCGTGCTCGTTCTTTTCATTCCTGAAGGTCGCAGCGGACAAGGGTTCGGGGTGTTCTCCATCACCACCCTCCTGCCGTACGCGGTGCTGCCGCCCCTTGTGGAGCCGCTGCTGGTCGCGTTCGGCGACGCCTCACGGGTTTACTCCCTGTTTTCGCCCTTGTTCGTGCCGGCACTGTTTCTGCTGCCGGCCGTAGGTCGCGGGGTCCGCCGCCGCGTGGCCGACCTGCCGGACAAGGCCATGCAACGTCCACGGCTCAAGGACCTTGTCGAGGATCTCCGCACGCCAGGTATTGCCAGGCTGCTGACGGCCAACCTGCTGTTGTTCATCGCCACCACCACGGTCTTCTTCTACATGAAGGATCATCTGTCGGCCCTGGGTGGCGGCAACCCAGGTTTTTTCTTCAGCATCTCCACCGGTGCGACCATTCTGGTGCGCATCGCCTGCGGCAAGCTTCTGGACAGGGTCAACCGGGCGGCCATGCTCGGGCTGTTTCTGCTGGCGCTGGCCGTGTGTTTTCTTCTCTTCAGCCTGGCTGAAACCCCGGACAATATCCTGATCCTGGCCGGACTGTACGGCGTTTGTCTGGGGTTTGTCATGCCCCAGCTCAACGCCGCCATGTTCGTCATCTCGCCGCGACATCTGCGCGGGTTGAACACGAACATGATGCTTTTCACCATGGACGCCGGCTTCTGGATGGGGCCGATGCTGGCGGGAACGCTGCTGGCCATGGGTGTGGCCTATGCGGAATTATTCCTGGCTTTCGCGGTTCTGCCCCTGGCTGGATCCGTGATCGCCTGGAGCATGGTCGGACTGCTGCGGGTCACGCAACACAACGCGGAAAAATGA
- a CDS encoding aromatic amino acid lyase codes for MGQISLDLDDYFHLTRAVVYAELKKLRKTSDVFGDELLLTPDSALAQDPLATSPDQLALIASRVGGFFGLTGEVDAGLGGLATLGQWAGHLLEQVGPRPQVITFYTSGSTGEPKPIVRDYYFLEQDALHLAEMLQGTKRILGLVPPHHIYGFIYTVLIPKVLGAQLRDLRFKRPARIIKDLAPGDALIGFPHIWRLCSETKERFPAGVIGVTSTGPCPPEIIRTLKRQGLQVMFEIYGSSESGAMGHRSNPDDPLTLMATWKRFGEDQFVRDLEDGGQSEPFAFQDALEWVDETRFFVKKRLDSAVQVAGINVYPARVREALLAHEAVADCAVRLMRREEGDRLKAFVVLKDGFTPGPAMRDALRVHLAGRLYRVEQPGAVTFGPELPKNEMGKLADWTVDTRQVAMTLDQALSRLQAEARTIEPGQKFTVDGLRSKGSMDGGMDGDMGDDMDDAWGVAGLFYEVFGGSFPFETYYIPERLLEENRLGLVHSAVARTPGGDIVGYGSLFRSSAPHHGVYEIGSHVIHPAYRGTQVPLALQEFIRDALIPRHGVEVFFSEAPCHQVVTQKFAAMCGLVETALEIGLMPAAAYGTTEHPDDRVSTLLLFGRTRDEQRRLHVPAVYQEAVDYLLQDARLDRLVLPGDDESPAGIATRVSTEYFAFAQVARMHVLTLGPDFERSLAGFESQALAADSRAGTGKSGARVLQVFVNLGESWCGQAVTALREQGYFLGGLLPGWFETDGLLMQKVLDMPGPDSIKLYSQRAHRILDLILRDIESNPACVSALKRPAQAKAAALDREWLQAARIEEVVLSGEGLTVDEVVAGARHARPVRLTTDRSVMDRVEASASFIEWAVRTGEPIYGVNTGFGGMADVTIPESDLCALQNNLLRFLNVCAGEYLPLEDVRAAMLLRVNSHLRGASGVRRELIDRSVLFLNNGVTPLVRDMGSIGASGDLAPLATIAGALVGADPCFQVDMRGETVSCLTALERLGLKPFTLGPKEGLGMVNGTSVMTGIAANCLYDARRLTALCLSFHALVIQALRGTNQSFHPFIQKLKPHPGQVLAAELMLRLLDGSAMCRNELDGHHEVLDGQPAQDRYSLRCLPQFVGPVLDGLRLAAAAVETEMNSANDNPLIDGDNCLSLHSGNFLGQYVAVWMDHLRYYLGLAAKHMDTQIALLAAPEFNAGLPASLVGNPERKVNMGLKGLQIAANSIMPLLSYHGAPIADRFPTHAEQFNQNINSQGFNSAVLARTSIRSLQSYTAMALIFGVQAVSLRAARMSGSHDPRPLLSPAGAGLYQAVLDVLGHTQQDSRPLIWNDDEQSLEVLVEKLTRDIAAEGRTVQAVGGVVAALH; via the coding sequence ATGGGGCAGATATCTCTTGACCTGGACGACTATTTTCATCTCACGCGGGCCGTTGTCTATGCCGAACTGAAGAAGCTGCGCAAAACGTCCGACGTGTTCGGGGATGAGTTGCTGCTCACTCCGGACAGCGCCCTGGCCCAGGACCCTTTGGCCACATCGCCGGACCAGCTGGCTTTGATCGCTTCCCGGGTGGGCGGATTTTTTGGACTGACCGGGGAGGTTGACGCCGGGCTGGGCGGGCTGGCCACCCTGGGCCAGTGGGCCGGGCATCTGCTGGAACAGGTCGGGCCCAGGCCCCAGGTGATCACCTTTTACACCTCGGGCAGTACCGGCGAGCCCAAGCCCATTGTACGGGACTATTACTTCCTGGAGCAGGACGCCCTGCATCTGGCCGAAATGCTCCAGGGGACCAAACGGATTCTGGGCCTCGTCCCGCCGCACCATATTTACGGCTTCATCTACACGGTTCTGATTCCCAAGGTTCTGGGGGCGCAACTCCGCGACCTGCGCTTCAAGCGGCCCGCGCGAATCATCAAGGATCTGGCCCCGGGCGATGCGTTGATCGGGTTCCCGCACATCTGGAGGCTGTGTTCCGAAACCAAGGAGCGTTTTCCGGCCGGGGTGATCGGGGTCACGTCCACCGGACCGTGTCCGCCGGAAATCATCCGCACCCTCAAGCGCCAAGGGCTGCAGGTGATGTTCGAGATCTACGGATCCTCGGAAAGCGGGGCCATGGGCCACCGCTCCAATCCCGACGATCCGCTGACCCTGATGGCCACCTGGAAGCGCTTCGGAGAGGACCAGTTCGTGCGCGATCTGGAAGACGGCGGCCAGTCCGAGCCCTTTGCCTTCCAGGACGCCCTGGAATGGGTGGACGAGACCCGGTTTTTCGTCAAGAAGCGCCTGGACAGCGCGGTCCAGGTGGCCGGGATCAACGTCTATCCGGCCCGGGTCCGGGAGGCGCTGCTGGCCCATGAGGCCGTGGCCGACTGCGCGGTGCGGCTGATGCGCCGGGAGGAGGGCGACCGGCTGAAGGCCTTCGTGGTGCTCAAGGACGGGTTCACGCCGGGCCCGGCAATGCGCGACGCGTTGCGCGTCCATCTGGCCGGTCGGCTGTACCGGGTCGAGCAGCCGGGCGCCGTCACCTTTGGCCCGGAACTGCCCAAGAACGAAATGGGCAAGCTGGCCGACTGGACCGTTGACACCAGGCAGGTGGCCATGACCCTGGACCAGGCCCTGTCCAGGCTGCAAGCCGAAGCCCGGACAATCGAACCCGGCCAGAAATTCACCGTGGACGGGCTGCGCTCAAAAGGAAGCATGGACGGCGGCATGGACGGCGACATGGGCGACGACATGGACGACGCCTGGGGCGTGGCCGGGCTCTTTTACGAAGTGTTCGGCGGCTCCTTTCCCTTTGAGACCTATTACATCCCGGAGCGGCTGCTGGAGGAGAACCGGCTGGGCCTGGTCCACAGCGCCGTGGCCCGCACCCCTGGCGGCGACATCGTCGGCTACGGCAGTCTGTTCCGCAGCTCCGCGCCCCATCACGGCGTCTATGAAATCGGCTCCCACGTGATCCATCCGGCCTACCGCGGCACCCAGGTTCCCCTGGCCCTGCAGGAGTTCATCCGCGACGCGCTCATTCCCCGGCACGGCGTGGAGGTCTTTTTCAGCGAGGCCCCCTGCCATCAGGTGGTCACCCAGAAGTTCGCGGCCATGTGCGGGCTGGTGGAAACGGCCCTGGAAATCGGGCTGATGCCCGCGGCCGCCTATGGGACCACGGAGCATCCGGACGACCGCGTTTCCACGCTCCTGCTGTTCGGCCGCACCCGTGATGAACAGCGTCGGCTGCATGTCCCGGCCGTTTACCAGGAAGCTGTTGATTATCTGCTGCAGGACGCCCGGCTGGACCGCCTCGTGCTGCCGGGCGACGACGAGTCCCCGGCGGGCATCGCCACCCGGGTTTCCACGGAATACTTCGCCTTTGCCCAGGTGGCCCGGATGCATGTCCTGACCCTGGGACCGGATTTCGAGCGCAGCCTGGCCGGTTTCGAGTCCCAGGCCCTGGCCGCGGATTCCCGAGCCGGAACCGGCAAGTCCGGGGCCCGGGTGCTCCAGGTGTTCGTCAATCTCGGCGAGTCCTGGTGCGGCCAGGCCGTGACCGCCCTGCGCGAGCAGGGCTATTTCCTGGGCGGGCTGCTGCCGGGCTGGTTCGAGACCGACGGCCTGCTGATGCAAAAGGTCCTGGACATGCCCGGGCCTGATTCCATCAAGCTCTATTCCCAGCGGGCGCACCGCATCCTGGATCTGATCCTGCGCGACATCGAGTCCAATCCGGCCTGTGTCTCCGCGCTGAAGCGGCCCGCCCAGGCCAAGGCCGCGGCCCTGGACCGGGAATGGCTCCAGGCCGCCCGGATCGAGGAAGTGGTTCTGTCCGGCGAAGGGCTGACCGTGGATGAAGTGGTGGCCGGGGCCCGGCACGCCAGGCCGGTCCGGCTGACCACGGACCGGTCCGTGATGGACCGGGTCGAGGCCTCGGCCTCGTTCATCGAATGGGCCGTGCGCACCGGCGAACCCATCTACGGGGTGAACACCGGGTTCGGCGGCATGGCCGACGTGACCATCCCCGAAAGCGACCTCTGCGCCCTGCAAAACAACCTGCTGCGCTTTTTGAACGTCTGCGCCGGAGAATATCTCCCCCTGGAGGACGTGCGCGCGGCCATGCTCCTGCGGGTCAATTCCCACTTGCGCGGGGCCTCGGGCGTGCGCCGGGAACTCATTGACCGGTCCGTGCTCTTTCTGAACAACGGCGTGACGCCCCTGGTCCGGGACATGGGCTCCATCGGGGCCAGCGGGGATCTGGCGCCCCTGGCCACCATCGCCGGGGCCCTGGTCGGGGCTGATCCCTGCTTCCAGGTGGACATGCGCGGTGAAACCGTGAGCTGTCTGACGGCCCTGGAGCGCCTTGGCCTGAAGCCCTTCACCCTGGGGCCCAAGGAGGGCCTGGGCATGGTCAACGGCACCTCGGTGATGACCGGGATCGCGGCCAACTGCCTTTACGACGCCCGCCGCCTGACGGCCCTGTGCCTGAGCTTTCACGCCCTGGTCATCCAGGCCCTGCGCGGCACCAACCAGTCCTTTCATCCCTTCATCCAGAAGCTCAAGCCGCATCCCGGCCAGGTCCTGGCCGCGGAGCTGATGCTCCGGCTCCTGGACGGGTCAGCCATGTGCCGCAACGAGTTGGACGGCCACCACGAGGTGCTGGACGGGCAGCCGGCCCAGGACCGCTATTCCCTGCGCTGCCTGCCCCAGTTCGTGGGCCCGGTGCTGGACGGGCTGCGCCTGGCCGCCGCGGCCGTGGAAACCGAGATGAATTCGGCCAACGACAACCCGCTCATTGACGGCGACAACTGCCTGAGCCTGCACAGCGGGAACTTCCTCGGCCAGTACGTGGCCGTGTGGATGGACCATCTGCGCTACTACCTGGGTCTGGCGGCCAAGCACATGGACACCCAGATCGCCCTGCTCGCGGCTCCGGAATTCAACGCCGGCCTGCCTGCCTCCCTGGTGGGCAACCCGGAGCGCAAGGTGAACATGGGGCTCAAGGGCCTGCAGATCGCGGCCAACTCCATCATGCCCCTGTTGTCCTACCACGGCGCGCCCATTGCCGACCGCTTCCCGACCCACGCCGAGCAGTTCAACCAGAACATCAACAGCCAGGGCTTCAACTCCGCGGTCCTGGCCCGCACATCCATCCGCTCCCTGCAATCCTACACCGCCATGGCCCTGATCTTCGGGGTCCAGGCCGTGTCCCTGCGCGCGGCCCGGATGTCCGGCAGCCACGACCCGCGCCCCCTGCTCTCACCCGCCGGCGCGGGCCTGTACCAGGCGGTGCTGGATGTCCTGGGCCATACCCAGCAGGATTCCCGCCCCCTGATCTGGAACGACGACGAGCAGTCCCTGGAAGTTCTGGTGGAAAAACTGACCCGGGACATTGCCGCTGAAGGCCGGACCGTGCAGGCGGTGGGCGGCGTTGTCGCGGCCCTGCACTGA